One stretch of Orcinus orca chromosome 15, mOrcOrc1.1, whole genome shotgun sequence DNA includes these proteins:
- the MIF gene encoding macrophage migration inhibitory factor: MPMFLVNTNVPRASVPDGLLSELTQQLAQATGKPAQYIAVHVVPDQLMAFGGSSEPCALCSLHSIGKIGGAQNRSYSKLLCGLLAERLRISPDRIYINYYDMNAANVGWNGSTFA; encoded by the exons ATGCCGATGTTCCTGGTGAACACCAACGTGCCCCGCGCCTCTGTGCCGGACGGGCTCCTCTCCGAGCTCACCCAGCAGCTGGCGCAGGCCACTGGCAAGCCGGCGCAG TACATCGCGGTGCACGTGGTGCCGGACCAACTCATGGCCTTCGGGGGCTCCAGCGAGCCGTGCGCACTCTGCAGCCTGCACAGCATCGGCAAGATCGGCGGCGCGCAGAACCGCTCCTACAGCAAGCTGCTGTGCGGCCTGCTGGCCGAACGCCTGCGCATCAGCCCGGACAG GATCTACATCAACTACTACGACATGAACGCGGCTAACGTGGGCTGGAACGGCTCCACCTTCGCCTGA